The genomic window TTTAACAGGAAATATAGACAGAAAACGTTTCACTATAGGAGGAATTGATTATGCCAGATAATGGAAAAACTCGTTTCAATGAATTATTCTCAGATGAAATTCAAGGTCCTTTTGTCACGTTTGTTTTGAATACCCATGTTGCTCATCAAGATATCAGTAAAGATATTCTTGCTTTCAAAAACCTTGCCAAAGCAGCGAAAATAAGATTCGAAAAACGATTCGCTGATTTTGACTGGGCACCTTTTCAGAAAAAAATCAACGATCTGGAAGCTGATGCAGCCTTCTGGAGAAACACAACGAAAAGCATTACCATTATTTTTACACAGGACGAAACATTCTTATATAGATTGAATGTGCCAGTGGATAATCAGTATTATGTGGGCAAAAAACCTTATCTACTTGGTATCATCAAAGATCAGCAGTTTACTTACGATTACTATCTCCTGGCTCTTAATAGAGACTCCATGTCATTGTATCTTGTCGAAGGTCCAAACGTAACTGCAGTGACACTTCCAGAGGATGCACCAACTGATTTAGTCAGTGCGCTTGGAGATGAACTAACTGGCGGGAACTTAAACTATACGACTGGCTCAGGTTCCGGCTATAACGGTTCAGGAAAAGAAGGCGTTACCTATCATGGTGTCAGTACCAAGGATGAAGAAGTGGAAATTGATTGGGTCAACTATTATCAAGCGATCGATGCCTACTTCAAGGATACCTTTGAAAATCCTAAAAAATTACCGATTTTCCTTTATGCATTGCCTGAAAATCAAACAATGTTCAAAAAAATAGCAAAAAATCCTTATCTGAATACAAATGTAGCAGTATCAGCCTCACCTGCTCAAGTCTCTATCAAAGAAATAAAATTAGGGGCTGAAAAAATCAGTCAAGAATTAGAAAAATTGGAAACTGACTCTTATAACGAACTGTTGGATAAAAAATTCGTTGATCAGCTCGTTGACATTGTCCCTGCTGCAAGTGAAGGACGACTGTCTCACTTTTTTATCGCTACATCGAATTTTGTCAATGAAACAACTGAGATGTCATCTTTAGAATTTGATCGGAGAAAGCTGCTAAATAATACTGCTTACGCCGTGATTCAAACAGGAGGCAAAGTGTTCGTCCTTGACCAACAGGCGGCCCCCGACGAAAAATCATTAGCAGGCATTTTAAGATACTGATAGTTTTAATACAAATCGAAAAAAACACAAAGCCGATGGATTCATTCAATCAGCTTTGTGTTTTTTTCGATTGCGTTCATCCCTAAACGACTATTTCAGCTACCTAAAGAATCATTTTTGATATTCAAAAGCCCAGCATTCTATGATAAAGTTAAAGAACACAATTTGGCAAAATACTTGCTAAGTAAAAAGGATTGTTAGAACAGACAGAAGCGACTGAATTTATTTTCATGAGTTTTTGCTGTTAAAGGTTGAAAGGGGTAAGAAGTAAAATGAATAACTCAAACAAATATAGTAGGAAAGAGCCTAAACCACCAAATTTTTTCATCGGAATGGGCCTTCTGGCAATTGGCCTGTTTCTGTTTTTTAATCAGCTGACAGTCAGCTCTTCATGGTTCAGTTACAGCATGTTCCGAGTCGGTGGTTTTGGTGTATCTAACGGTTGGACAGTCATCCCATTGGTTATTGGTATTGTTATGATTTTCAACAACACCAAATCGATCATCGGTAAAATTTTAGCGATACTCGGGATAGCTCTCATTATTGTCAGTATTGTTACAACGGTTCACATTCGCTTATCCAGAACCTCACTATTTTCTTATATATTGATGCTTACCTTCATCATCGGTGGCGCTAACCTTATGTTTAAGTCACTGACGTTAAAACGAAAATAAAAAGGATCCATAAAATAGACGTACCCACAATACTTATCCAAGCATTGTGGGCACTTTTTTGATTAAGTTCATTAAAATACTTTGTTAGTTAGAAAATCGGGTAAAACTATCTATTAGCGGTCAGCTGATCACTCTCATCTAAACAATCTGAACCCTTCCTACTTTCAAATCTATGCAGCTCCAAGACTGCGCCTTCGGAATAGATTTCTTAAAGATGATCACTGCTCCGCTTTCATATTCAAACGCTTAATGTATAAATAGTATAACATAGATTTTTTTGATATAAAGAATATTTATTTACACTAATGAAAAAATTAATAATTGGTCTATTTACTATGCAAATGAGAAAATTTATGTTATAGTAATAAATGTAGTTTTTGTTCGGTAATATATGTGTAGTTGTTTCATTGTTATAGTAAACATCCTCCACATTTTCACCTTTCAAGTAATTGCAAAATAATTTTTTGAAACATAAGGAGGATTTTCTATCATGGAAACAGGTACAGTAAAATGGTTTAACTCAGACAAAGGTTTTGGATTTATCACTGCTGAAAACGGAAACGACGTATTCGTTCATTTCTCAGCTATCCAAGGCGACGGATTCAAAACTTTAGAAGAAGGTCAAGCAGTTACTTTCGACATCGAAGACGGACAACGCGGACCTCAAGCAACTAACGTAAACAAAGCTTAATTCAAATTAAACTTTTAGCCTGACTTCGGTCAGGCTTTTTTTTTGCTAAGAAACTATAAATTAGCCTCGTCCTTCTTTTCCTATCCTAATGCTCATCCTTTTTCTCTTCTACCTCCAAACCATGCCCCCTCACTTAACTAAACACTTGATAACCCCACTAGTTAAGCGGACAATCTAAGGAACTAGTACTAGATACCATATCTTTTTTTACTTTAAATAGGTCATGTTATACTAAAATTACAATGAATATTGGAGGAAGTGAGATGATAAAATCGTTCAGAGGTGGGTTAGATCTTCACCACGATGATGTATTACAGTTACGGGGAATCGATGCCTATAAAGAGGTGGAAGCAATCCATCCGAAAAAAGT from Enterococcus sp. 9E7_DIV0242 includes these protein-coding regions:
- a CDS encoding cold-shock protein, with protein sequence METGTVKWFNSDKGFGFITAENGNDVFVHFSAIQGDGFKTLEEGQAVTFDIEDGQRGPQATNVNKA